Proteins encoded in a region of the Corynebacterium genitalium ATCC 33030 genome:
- the mnmA gene encoding tRNA 2-thiouridine(34) synthase MnmA, giving the protein MRVLAAMSGGVDSSVAAARLVDAGHDVVGVHLALSKDAHQTRESARGCCSLEDSADARRVCDKLGIPFYVWDFSDRFKEDVIDDFVDSYARGETPNPCLRCNEKIKFAALLERAVQLGFDAIATGHYALIDGAGNLRRSIDPQKDQSYVLGVMTRDELDRCIFPVGDTEKPQIREEAAAYGFSTASKPDSYDICFIPDGNTQAFLGRSIGMRPGMIVDESGAELKEHDGAFQYTIGQRKGLNIRVPAADGKPRYVTDIDAATGTVTVGPRAALDVRTIHADRLKILHEAMSAASQCSDPIAAHVQIRAHGGVVSCTAHVDLDADTMTLELAEPLSGVARGQAAVLYLPDPDGQGDVVLGSGTICGTE; this is encoded by the coding sequence GTGCGAGTTTTGGCAGCAATGAGCGGCGGCGTCGATTCCTCTGTGGCGGCGGCGCGACTTGTCGATGCCGGACACGATGTCGTCGGTGTCCACCTCGCCCTATCGAAGGACGCGCATCAGACCCGCGAGTCCGCCCGCGGCTGCTGCTCGCTGGAGGACTCTGCCGATGCGCGCCGCGTGTGCGACAAGCTGGGGATTCCGTTCTACGTGTGGGACTTCTCGGACCGCTTCAAGGAAGACGTCATCGACGATTTCGTCGACAGTTACGCCCGCGGCGAGACACCGAACCCGTGCCTGCGCTGCAACGAGAAAATCAAGTTCGCAGCACTTCTCGAGCGCGCGGTGCAGCTCGGTTTCGACGCGATCGCGACAGGGCACTACGCGCTGATCGACGGCGCCGGTAACCTGCGCCGCTCCATAGACCCGCAGAAGGACCAGTCTTACGTGCTTGGCGTGATGACCCGCGACGAGCTGGACCGCTGCATTTTCCCGGTCGGCGATACGGAGAAGCCGCAGATCCGCGAGGAAGCTGCCGCCTACGGCTTCTCCACCGCTTCGAAGCCGGACTCCTACGACATTTGCTTTATTCCGGACGGGAACACCCAGGCCTTCCTCGGCCGATCCATTGGCATGCGCCCCGGCATGATCGTCGACGAGTCGGGTGCGGAACTCAAGGAGCACGACGGCGCTTTCCAGTACACGATTGGCCAGCGCAAGGGCCTGAACATCCGCGTTCCCGCCGCTGACGGCAAGCCGCGCTACGTCACTGATATCGACGCCGCGACCGGCACAGTCACTGTCGGCCCGCGCGCCGCACTCGACGTGCGCACGATTCACGCCGACCGACTGAAAATCCTGCACGAGGCCATGTCCGCAGCTTCCCAGTGCAGCGATCCCATCGCTGCACACGTGCAGATCCGCGCGCATGGGGGAGTTGTGTCCTGCACCGCCCATGTTGACCTGGACGCTGACACGATGACCCTCGAGCTGGCCGAGCCGCTCTCTGGCGTGGCACGCGGCCAGGCCGCCGTGCTCTATCTCCCGGATCCTGACGGTCAGGGCGATGTCGTGCTCGGGTCCGGTACGATCTGCGGCACGGAATAG
- a CDS encoding sensor histidine kinase yields MKIQSSHVSLRDVGLALLLVSFGQIGPLTNGPSIIDGALAVCAATAPFTRWRWPLPTIGVAIILLAACAFQPELPIGTVSVAVFMAYTARRHLPSPLRDVTTAALLAGVFVATTFISAPLVAVPFPQRVPYIAWSVTLLVVGLLMGELRRRAIETAEKEMQFQLERQRDELERASAEQRAHLAREIHDIVTHSLTVIVAQTDGALYGSDRDAALRTISSVSRESLRQMRGIVGLLRDPDPRPLTPLSTKLDIDELVTTSRAGGLDVRVNVSGEQPVQLDPATSLTAHRIVQEALTNALKHGDGHAHLTVSWAADEVGIRVDNRFEPGAHTGPGHGLTGMHERAALIDGSVTSAPAGSNTWVMQARLPLSITSEVR; encoded by the coding sequence ATGAAGATCCAGTCGAGCCATGTGAGCCTGCGCGATGTCGGGCTGGCTTTACTGCTTGTCTCCTTCGGCCAGATAGGCCCTCTTACTAACGGCCCGAGCATCATCGATGGTGCGCTCGCTGTGTGCGCGGCGACCGCACCGTTTACACGATGGCGGTGGCCACTGCCCACAATTGGTGTCGCGATCATCTTGCTCGCAGCGTGCGCATTCCAGCCGGAACTGCCGATTGGAACAGTATCGGTCGCAGTCTTCATGGCTTATACCGCGCGCCGCCACCTGCCGTCGCCCCTCCGCGACGTCACTACGGCAGCTCTTCTTGCCGGAGTATTCGTAGCTACGACCTTCATCTCCGCACCGCTCGTCGCTGTGCCATTCCCTCAGCGCGTGCCCTACATCGCATGGAGCGTGACTCTTCTGGTCGTCGGCTTGCTTATGGGCGAGCTCCGACGCCGCGCGATAGAAACCGCAGAAAAGGAAATGCAGTTCCAACTCGAGCGCCAGCGCGACGAACTCGAACGCGCCTCAGCGGAACAACGCGCTCACCTCGCGCGCGAAATCCACGACATCGTCACACATTCACTCACCGTCATCGTGGCGCAAACCGACGGCGCGCTCTACGGTTCTGACCGGGACGCTGCGCTGCGCACGATCAGCTCTGTCAGCCGTGAGTCGCTGCGTCAGATGCGCGGGATCGTGGGACTGTTGCGCGATCCAGATCCCCGCCCGCTCACACCGTTGTCGACGAAGCTCGATATCGACGAACTTGTCACAACCAGCCGCGCCGGCGGTCTCGACGTCAGAGTGAATGTCAGCGGCGAACAACCCGTTCAATTAGATCCTGCGACTTCGCTGACGGCGCACCGCATCGTGCAGGAAGCGCTGACTAATGCGCTCAAACACGGCGATGGCCACGCACACCTGACTGTGTCATGGGCCGCCGACGAAGTGGGCATTCGCGTGGACAACAGGTTCGAGCCGGGAGCCCACACTGGTCCCGGGCATGGCTTAACCGGTATGCACGAACGCGCGGCGCTAATCGACGGCTCCGTCACTTCCGCCCCTGCCGGTAGCAACACGTGGGTGATGCAAGCTCGACTGCCTCTGAGCATCACCAGCGAGGTGCGCTGA
- a CDS encoding response regulator: MRIHSIGLVDDQALFLHGIRNVVNSQPDMDVQWIAGNGEEALAAMSEHPVDIVLMDVQMPVLDGISGTRQLSKRFPGAKVIILTTFDDEDYVMGGLAAGASGFLLKDAEPETLLDAIRTVASGDAVISPRATNRIVAKLSEAPAETIPLSTADRRAIQELTEREHEILIAVGRGWTNTEIAERLFISMPTVKTHVGRVLMKTHSRDRVHAALFAYRTGLVSRSDLLDS; this comes from the coding sequence ATGAGGATTCATTCCATTGGCCTCGTCGATGACCAAGCACTGTTCCTCCATGGCATCCGCAATGTCGTGAACTCGCAACCAGACATGGATGTCCAATGGATCGCCGGTAACGGCGAGGAAGCTCTGGCCGCGATGAGCGAACATCCGGTGGACATCGTGCTTATGGATGTGCAGATGCCTGTTCTCGACGGCATTTCTGGAACCCGCCAGCTTTCGAAACGATTTCCCGGTGCCAAGGTCATTATCCTCACCACCTTCGACGACGAGGACTATGTCATGGGCGGACTCGCCGCCGGAGCGAGCGGTTTTCTGCTCAAGGATGCTGAGCCCGAAACACTTCTCGACGCCATCCGCACCGTCGCCTCCGGTGATGCTGTGATTTCACCGCGGGCAACCAACCGGATCGTCGCCAAGCTCAGCGAAGCCCCAGCTGAAACCATTCCCCTCTCCACGGCCGACCGCCGCGCCATTCAAGAGTTGACTGAGCGGGAGCACGAGATCCTCATTGCGGTGGGACGCGGATGGACCAACACGGAAATCGCAGAAAGACTGTTCATCTCCATGCCGACGGTGAAAACGCACGTTGGCCGTGTCTTAATGAAGACGCATTCGCGTGACCGCGTGCATGCCGCACTCTTTGCCTACCGGACCGGGTTGGTCTCGCGCTCCGATTTGCTAGATTCCTAA
- a CDS encoding ABC transporter ATP-binding protein, whose translation MDTSSIIATQGLTKTYGSTTVVDSLNLKVTAGTVHGLLGPNGSGKSTTMKMLLGLVTPTSGEIKIHGQPMNRQTRQQVLRGVGSLIEAPSAYPHLTGGENIQIATRLFEADPVHTQRAIELVRLGKHMDKLVKNYSLGMKQRLGIAMALVRDPQLLILDEPTNGLDPAGIEEIRQLIVSLSRDEGRTVLVSSHLLSEIEKMATNLTIIDRGRLIFQGSQEQLYNAQLPDLFIQTPSEDIAADLLAAFRPVRGDNGIELAGVTDQQVAEICARLVGNGVPLYQVVRKRRSLEEVFIGLTGTEGLSA comes from the coding sequence ATGGATACATCATCGATCATTGCAACACAGGGGTTAACAAAGACCTACGGTTCCACGACTGTCGTTGACTCCCTCAATCTCAAAGTGACAGCTGGCACCGTGCACGGTCTGCTTGGCCCGAATGGCTCAGGCAAATCCACGACCATGAAGATGCTTCTCGGACTTGTCACTCCAACTAGCGGTGAAATCAAGATCCACGGACAGCCGATGAATCGACAAACGCGGCAGCAGGTTCTCCGCGGTGTCGGCTCTCTAATTGAGGCGCCCTCGGCGTATCCGCACCTCACAGGCGGTGAGAACATCCAGATCGCCACCCGCCTGTTCGAGGCCGATCCAGTTCACACGCAGCGTGCAATCGAACTCGTGCGTCTGGGCAAGCACATGGACAAGCTAGTGAAGAACTATTCGCTCGGCATGAAACAGCGTCTCGGAATTGCGATGGCGCTCGTTCGGGACCCGCAACTTCTCATACTCGACGAACCCACCAATGGTCTCGACCCCGCCGGCATCGAAGAGATCCGTCAGCTCATTGTCAGCCTTTCCCGAGATGAAGGCCGCACGGTGCTCGTTTCCAGCCACCTACTTTCGGAAATAGAAAAGATGGCGACGAATTTGACCATCATCGACCGCGGCAGGCTCATCTTCCAAGGTTCGCAAGAGCAGCTTTACAACGCTCAACTGCCCGACCTCTTCATCCAAACCCCATCCGAGGACATCGCCGCAGATCTTCTGGCCGCGTTCCGACCGGTGCGCGGTGACAACGGGATTGAACTCGCTGGAGTAACCGACCAACAAGTTGCCGAAATCTGCGCCCGGCTTGTCGGCAACGGTGTGCCGCTTTACCAAGTTGTTCGTAAACGCCGCAGTTTGGAGGAAGTCTTCATTGGACTAACCGGAACGGAGGGGTTGAGCGCATGA